One segment of Eschrichtius robustus isolate mEscRob2 chromosome 3, mEscRob2.pri, whole genome shotgun sequence DNA contains the following:
- the CELA3B gene encoding chymotrypsin-like elastase family member 3B, producing the protein MLQLLSFLLFVAFASGFGQPSYGPSSRVVNGEDAVPYSWPWQVSLQYEKKGTFYHTCGGSLIAPDWVVTAGHCISRSLTYQVVLGEYDRSEKEGSEQVIPVNAGDLFVHPLWNSNCVSCGNDIALIKLSHSAQLGDKVQLASLPPAGDILPNETPCYISGWGRLYTSGPLPDKLQQALLPVVDYEHCSKRDWWGSSVKKTMVCAGGDIRSGCNGDSGGPLNCPAADGSFQVHGVTSFVSAFGCNTLKKPTVFTRVSAFNDWIEETIASH; encoded by the exons CCTCCGGCTTTGGCCAGCCTTCCTACGGGCCCTCCTCCCGCGTTGTCAATGGTGAGGATGCGGTCCCCTACAGCTGGCCCTGGCAG GTCTCCCTGCAGTATGAAAAGAAAGGGACCTTCTACCACACTTGTGGAGGCAGCCTGATCGCCCCTGACTGGGTCGTAACTGCGGGCCACTGCATCTC GAGATCCCTGACCTACCAGGTGGTGCTGGGCGAGTATGACCGCTCTGAGAAAGAGGGCTCCGAACAGGTGATCCCCGTCAATGCCGGGGACCTCTTCGTGCACCCACTCTGGAACTCCAACTGCGTGTCCTGTGG caaTGACATCGCCCTCATCAAGCTGTCGCACAGCGCCCAGCTGGGAGACAAGGTCCAGCTCGCCAGCCTCCCTCCCGCCGGCGACATCCTGCCCAATGAGACACCCTGCTACATCAGCGGCTGGGGCCGTCTCTACA CCAGTGGGCCGCTCCCGGACAAGCTGCAGCAGGCCCTGCTGCCCGTGGTAGACTACGAGCACTGCTCCAAGCGGGACTGGTGGGGCAGCTCCGTGAAGAAGACCATGGTGTGCGCCGGCGGGGACATCCGCTCTGGGTGCAAC GGTGACTCTGGAGGACCCCTCAACTGCCCAGCAGCAGATGGCTCCTTTCAGGTCCACGGCGTGACCAGCTTCGTTTCTGCCTTTGGCTGCAACACCCTCAAGAAGCCCACAGTGTTCACGCGGGTCTCGGCCTTCAATGACTGGATTGAGGAG ACCATTGCAAGCCACTAG